A genomic segment from Corylus avellana chromosome ca5, CavTom2PMs-1.0 encodes:
- the LOC132182819 gene encoding alpha-dioxygenase PIOX-like: protein MLSVVMTSLRALLTAPFHRFIHGDFHEAVAKMTLIDAFLFLIVHSIDKLGIWHRLPVFLGLAYLGVRRHLHEEYNLINVGRSPVGVRFNPGDYPYRTADGEHNDPFNEGAGSEGTFFGRNLLPVDQKNKLRKPDPMVVATKLLARRKFTDTGKQFNMIAASWIQFMIHDWIDHLEDTNQIELIAPREVANQCPLKSFKFYKTKEVPTGFYEIKNGTLNIRTPWWDGSAIYGSNAERLGKVRSFKDGKLKISPDGLLPHDQDGIALSGDVRNSWAGVSTLQALFIKEHNAVCDTLKKEYPEFGDEELYRHARLVTSAVIAKIHTIDWTVELLKTDTLLAGMRSNWYGLLGKKFKDTFGHVGGAELGGLVGLKKPNNHGVPYSLTEEFVSVYRMHSLLPDHLNLRDISTAPGPNKSPRLIEKVPMANLIGIKGEKVLAEIGFTRQLVSMGHQASGALELWNYPTWLRDLIPQEVDGHDRPNHVDLPALEVYRDRERNVARYNGFRRALLLIPISKWEDLTDDNEAIRVLEEVYGDDVEELDLLVGLMAEKKITGFAISETAFVIFLLMASRRLESDRFFTSNFNEETYTKKGFAWVNNTENLKDVIDRHHPELTKKWMNSTSAFSVWDSPPNSHNPIPLYLRVPQ, encoded by the exons ATGTTGTCTGTAGTAATGACATCCCTGAGGGCCCTCCTAACTGCTCCTTTCCATCGATTCATCCATGGAGACTTCCATGAAGCTGTTGCCAAGATGACTCTCATAGACGCTTTCCTCTTCCTT ATTGTCCACTCCATTGATAAGCTGGGGATTTGGCACCGCTTACCAGTGTTCTTAGGTCTAGCTTATCTTGGTGTTCGCCGGCACCTTCACGAGGAATACAATTTAATCAACGTTGGTAGATCTCCGGTGGGTGTTAGATTTAACCCCGGAGATTATCCATACAGGACAGCTGATGGAGAACACAACGATCCCTTCAATGAAGGTGCAGGTAGTGAAGGAACTTTCTTTGGCAGAAACCTTCTTCCGGTTGATCAAAAGAACAAG CTAAGGAAACCAGATCCAATGGTGGTGGCCACAAAACTTCTAGCGCGGAGAAAATTCACCGACACAGGGAAGCAATTCAACATGATTGCTGCTTCTTGGATTCAGTTTATGATACATGATTGGATTGACCACTTGGAGGATACCAATCAG ATTGAGCTGATTGCACCTAGAGAAGTTGCAAACCAATGTCCCCTCAAGTCTTTCAAGTTCTACAAGACAAAGGAGGTTCCAACTGGCTTTTACGAGATCAAGAATGGGACATTGAACATTCGTACACCATGGTG GGATGGAAGTGCTATATATGGGAGCAATGCAGAGAGGTTGGGAAAGGTGAGAAGTTTCAAAGATGGGAAGCTCAAAATATCACCAGATGGCCTTCTTCCCCATGACCAAGATGGCATCGCTCTGTCCGGAGATGTTCGTAATAGTTGGGCTGGCGTCTCAACATTGCAAGCCCTCTTTATTAAAGAACACAATGCTGTCTGCGATACCCTCAAG AAGGAATATCCAGAGTTTGGTGATGAAGAATTATATCGTCATGCAAGGCTAGTGACATCAGCAGTAATTGCTAAGATCCATACAATAGATTGGACAGTGGAGCTCCTCAAAACTGATACATTGCTTGCTGGGATGCGCTCCAACTG GTATGGATTGTTGGGTAAGAAATTTAAGGACACCTTTGGTCACGTTGGAGGAGCCGAATTGGGAGGTTTGGTGGGTCTAAAGAAACCAAATAATCATGGTGTTCCTTATTCTTTGACTGAAGAGTTTGTTAGTGTTTATCGCATGCACTCGCTTTTACCCGATCACCTTAACCTCAGGGACATCTCAACCGCACCAGGACCGAACAAATCTCCACGGTTGATCGAAAA GGTTCCTATGGCAAATTTGATAGGTATTAAGGGAGAAAAGGTTTTGGCAGAAATTGGGTTCACAAGGCAACTGGTTTCAATGGGCCACCAAGCTAGTGGGGCCCTAGAGCTTTGGAACTATCCTACGTGGCTCAGGGACCTTATTCCACAGGAGGTGGATGGCCATGATAGGCCTAATCATGTGGACCTACCAGCTCTTGAAG TTTATAGGGACAGAGAGAGGAATGTCGCAAGGTACAATGGCTTCCGCAGGGCCCTACTATTGATACCCATTTCAAAATGGGAAGATCTGACGGATGACAACGAGGCGATTCGAGTGCTTGAAGAAGTGTACGGTGATGATGTTGAAGAGCTTGATTTGCTTGTGGGCCTCATGGCAGAGAAAAAGATCACAGGGTTCGCTATTAGTGAGACAGCTTTTGTAATATTCTTACTAATGGCATCAAG GAGGCTGGAATCAGATAGATTCTTCACAAGCAATTTCAACGAGGAGACGTATACAAAGAAAGGATTTGCATGGGTAAATAATACAGAGAACCTGAAAGATGTGATTGATCGTCATCATCCAGAATTGACGAAAAAATGGATGAATTCTACGAGTGCTTTCTCAGTTTGGGATTCACCTCCAAATTCTCACAATCCAATCCCACTTTATCTGCGAGTTCCTCAGTGA
- the LOC132181241 gene encoding protease Do-like 9 → MGENKRKRGRKPKTPTQETKDFQYTTAAANDVVSVTIPAAEPTTDTNDLSASRSRRGRPRKVNNNDNPRANIATSPERRSSRQAEQNGDLAHATTTMATATATTNSAAIVSEPVRWENVVRVVPSMDAVVKVFCVHTEPNFSLMWQRKRQYSSSSSGFVIGGRRVLTNAHSVEHHTQVKLKKRGSDTKYLATVLAIGTECDIAMLTVSDDEFWEGVSPVEFGDLPALQDAVTVVGYPIGGDTISVTSGVVSRIEILSYVHGSTELLGLQIDAAINSGNSGGPAFNDKGKCVGIAFQSLKHEDVENIGYVIPTPVIMHFIKDYEKNGAYTGFPILGVEWQKIENPDLRMAMGMGPDQKGVRIRRIEPTAPESQVLKPSDVILSFDGVNIANDGTVPFRHGERIGFSYLVSQKYTGDNALVKVLRDSEILEFNIRLETHKRLIPAHIKGKPPSYYIIAGFVFTAVSVPYLRSEYGKDYEFDAPVKLLDKHLHAMAESVDEQLVVISQVLVADINIGYEEIVNTQVLAFNGKPVKNLKSLANMVESCEDEYLKFDLEYQQIVVLETKTAKAATLDILTTHCIPSAMSDDLKT, encoded by the exons ATGGGGGAAAACAAGCGAAAACGGGGTCGTAAACCCAAAACCCCAACACAAGAGACCAAGGACTTCCAATACACCACCGCAGCAGCAAACGACGTCGTCTCAGTCACCATCCCCGCCGCCGAGCCCACGACGGACACGAACGACTTATCCGCCTCCCGGAGCCGCCGTGGTCGTCCCCGTAAGGTCAATAACAACGATAACCCGCGGGCCAACATAGCGACTTCACCGGAGCGCCGAAGCTCCAGACAGGCGGAGCAAAACGGCGACTTGGCCCACGCAACGACTACGATGGCAACGGCAACGGCGACGACTAACTCCGCTGCGATCGTTTCGGAGCCGGTGAGGTGGGAGAACGTGGTGAGGGTGGTGCCCTCCATGGACGCGGTGGTCAAGGTCTTCTGCGTTCACACGGAGCCCAATTTCTCGCTCATGTGGCAGAGGAAGAGGCAGTATAGCTCCAGCAGTAGTGGGTTCGTCATTGGGGGCAGGAGGGTCTTGACCAATGCGCATTCGGTGGAGCACCATACCCAAGTGAAACTGAAGAAGCGGGGTTCCGACACCAAGTACTTGGCCACGGTGTTGGCTATTGGGACTGAGTGTGATATCG CAATGCTGACGGTGAGTGATGACGAGTTCTGGGAAGGAGTTTCACCTGTGGAGTTTGGAGATTTGCCTGCCCTCCAAGATGCAGTAACTGTTGTGGGCTACCCAATTGGGGGTGACACAATCTCTGTGACAAGTGGTGTTGTTTCACGCATTGAGATACTTTCTTATGTTCATGGGTCAACAGAACTTCTCGGATTGCAG ATAGATGCTGCAATAAACTCTGGAAACTCTGGTGGGCCTGCCTTCAATGATAAGGGAAAGTGTGTGGGTATTGCATTTCAGTCTCTTAAACATGAAGATGTGGAGAACATAGGTTATGTCATACCGACACCAGTTATTATGCACTTCATTAAAGATTATGAGAAGAATGGAGCATATACAG GGTTCCCAATTCTTGGAGTTGAATGGCAGAAGATAGAAAATCCTGATCTACGCATGGCAATGGGGATGGGACCTGATCAGAAAGGTGTCCGTATCAGAAGAATCGAACCTACTGCTCCTGAGTCTCAGGTTCTGAAGCCATCTGATGTTATCTTGAGTTTTGATGGGGTTAATATTGCTAATGATGGAACAG TTCCATTCCGGCATGGAGAGCGCATTGGCTTCAGTTATCTTGTATCTCAAAAATACACTGGGGACAATGCTTTAGTAAAAGTTCTCCGTGATTCAGAGATACTTGAATTCAACATAAGACTTGAAACACACAAGCGGCTCATCCCAGCACACATCAAGGGCAAACCTCCTTCTTATTACATTATTGCTGGTTTTGTTTTTACTGCTGTATCCGTACCCTATCTGCGTTCTGAG TATGGAAAGGATTATGAATTTGACGCTCCAGTGAAACTGTTGGACAAGCATCTACATGCAATGGCAGAATCGGTAGATGAACAGCTTGTTGTTATTTCTCAG GTTCTTGTGGCTGACATTAATATTGGATACGAGGAAATCGTTAATACTCAG GTTCTTGCTTTCAATGGTAAACCTGTGAAGAATCTTAAGAGCTTGGCCAACATGGTGGAAAGCTGTGAGGATGAATATCTGAAGTTTGATCTCGAGTATCAACAG ATAGTGGTCCTGGAGACCAAGACTGCCAAGGCAGCAACTTTAGATATTCTGACAACACATTGCATACCTTCTGCAATGTCTGATGACCTCAAGACTTGA
- the LOC132182925 gene encoding alpha-dioxygenase PIOX-like, translated as MLSVVMTSLRALLTAPFHRFIHGDFHEAVAKMTLIDAFLFLIVHSIDKLGIWHRLPVFLGLAYLGVRRHLHEEYNLINVGRSPVGVRFNPGDYPYRTADGEHNDPFNEGAGSEGTFFGRNLLPVDQKNKLRKPDPMVVATKLLARRKFTDTGKQFNMIAASWIQFMIHDWVDHLEDTNQIELIAPREVANQCPLKSFKFYKTKEVPTGFYEIKNGTLNIRTPWWDGSAIYGSNAERLGKVRSFKEGKLKISPDGLLPHDQDGIAVSGDVRNSWAGVSILHALFIKEHNAVCDTLKKEYPEFGDEELYRHARLVTSAVIAKIHTIDWTVELLKTDTLLAGMRANWYGLLGKKFKDTFGHVGGAELGGLVGLKKPNNHGVPYSLTEEFVSVYRMHSLLPDHLNLRDISTAPGPNKSPLLIEKVPMANLIGIKGEKVLAEIGFTKQLVSMGHQASGALELWNYPTWLRDVIPQEVDGHDRPNHVDLPALEVYRDRERNVARYNGFRRALLLIPISKWEDLTDDNEAIRVLEEVYGDDVEELDLLVGLMAEKKITGFAISETAFVIFLLMASRRLESDRFFTSNFNEETYTKKGLAWVNNTENLKDVIDRHYPELTKKWMNSTSSFSVWDSPPNSYNPIPLYLRVPQ; from the exons ATGTTGTCTGTAGTAATGACATCCCTGAGGGCCCTCCTAACTGCTCCTTTCCATCGATTCATCCATGGAGACTTCCATGAAGCTGTTGCCAAGATGACTCTCATAGACGCTTTCCTCTTCCTT ATTGTCCACTCCATTGATAAGCTGGGGATATGGCACCGCTTACCAGTGTTCTTAGGTCTAGCTTATCTCGGTGTTCGCCGGCACCTTCACGAGGAATACAATTTAATCAACGTTGGTAGATCTCCGGTGGGTGTTAGATTTAACCCCGGGGATTATCCATACAGGACAGCTGATGGAGAACACAACGATCCCTTCAATGAAGGTGCAGGTAGTGAAGGAACTTTCTTTGGCAGAAACCTTCTTCCGGTTGATCAAAAGAACAAG CTAAGGAAACCAGATCCAATGGTGGTGGCCACAAAACTTCTTGCGCGGAGAAAATTCACTGACACAGGGAAGCAATTCAACATGATTGCTGCTTCTTGGATTCAGTTTATGATACATGATTGGGTTGACCACTTGGAGGATACCAATCAG ATTGAGCTGATTGCACCTAGAGAAGTTGCAAACCAATGCCCCCTCAAGTCTTTCAAGTTCTACAAGACAAAGGAGGTTCCAACTGGCTTTTACGAGATCAAGAATGGGACTTTGAACATTCGTACACCATGGTG GGATGGAAGTGCGATATATGGGAGCAATGCAGAGAGGTTGGGAAAGGTGAGAAGTTTCAAAGAGGGGAAGCTCAAAATATCACCAGATGGCCTTCTTCCCCATGACCAAGATGGCATTGCTGTGTCAGGAGATGTTCGTAATAGTTGGGCTGGCGTCTCAATATTGCATGCCCTCTTCATTAAAGAACACAATGCTGTCTGCGATACCCTCAAG AAGGAATATCCAGAGTTTGGTGATGAAGAATTATATCGTCATGCAAGGCTGGTAACATCAGCAGTGATTGCTAAGATCCATACAATAGATTGGACGGTGGAACTTCTCAAAACTGATACATTGCTTGCAGGGATGCGCGCCAATTg GTATGGATTGTTGGgtaagaaattcaaggacacaTTTGGTCACGTTGGAGGAGCCGAATTGGGAGGTTTGGTGGGTCTAAAGAAACCAAATAATCATGGCGTTCCTTATTCGTTGACCGAGGAGTTTGTTAGTGTTTATCGCATGCACTCGCTTTTACCCGATCACCTTAACCTCAGGGACATCTCAACCGCACCAGGACCGAACAAATCTCCACTGTTGATTGAAAA GGTTCCTATGGCAAATTTGATAGGTATTAAGGGAGAAAAGGTTTTGGCAGAAATTGGGTTTACAAAGCAATTGGTTTCAATGGGCCACCAAGCTAGTGGGGCCCTAGAGCTTTGGAACTATCCTACGTGGCTCAGGGACGTTATACCACAGGAGGTGGATGGCCATGATAGGCCTAATCATGTAGACCTACCAGCTCTTGAAG TTTATAGGGACAGAGAGAGGAATGTCGCAAGGTACAATGGCTTCCGCAGGGCCCTACTATTGATACCCATTTCAAAATGGGAAGATCTGACGGATGACAACGAAGCGATTCGAGTGCTTGAAGAAGTGTACGGTGATGATGTTGAAGAGCTTGATTTGCTTGTGGGCCTCATGGCAGAGAAAAAGATCACAGGGTTCGCTATTAGTGAGACAGCTTTTGTAATATTCTTACTAATGGCATCAAG GAGGCTGGAATCAGATAGGTTCTTCACAAGCAATTTCAACGAGGAGACGTATACAAAAAAAGGACTTGCATGGGTTAATAATACAGAGAACTTGAAAGATGTAATAGACCGTCATTATCCAGAATTGACGAAGAAATGGATGAATTCTACAAGTTCTTTCTCAGTCTGGGATTCACCTCCAAATTCATACAATCCAATCCCACTCTATCTACGAGTTCCTCAGTGA